The following DNA comes from Cellulophaga sp. HaHa_2_95.
ATTGTTGCTGTTTGGGAACGATTTTATGACGAAAATATATTTATTCATCTAGGATCTGATCAAACTTCATTGCATAATCCTTGGGCAGGCGGGTATTATCCAGTTGCTATTTCTTTTGAAGAGGCTAACGAACTCATGGTCGTTAATCCTAAGCTTTTTAAAGAAAAAGTTCAAGAATCATTGCGAAGACAAATTGATGCTATTAATAAACATACTGCAAAAGGAACCTATTTTTTTGATTACGGCAATGCTTTTCTACTGGAAGCTTCTAGAGCGGGTGCAGCGGTTATGGCCAAAAACGGAATCGATTTTAAATATCCGTCTTATGTGCAAGATATTTTAGGACCCATGTGTTTTGATTATGGTTTTGGGCCTTTTAGATGGGTATGTACCTCTGGTAATCCAACCGATTTACAAAAAACAGATGCCATAGCTCAGCGTATTTTAGAAGACATAAAGAACACCGCTCCTGCGGAAATTCAACAACAATTACAAGACAATATTACATGGATCAAAGAGGCTAACAGCAATAATCTTGTGGTAGGTTCACAAGCTAGAATTTTATATGCAGATGCGGAGGGGAGATCAAAAATTGCGGATGCTTTTAATACCGCTATTTCATCGGGAGAAATTTCAGCCCCTATTGTTTTAGGAAGAGACCATCATGATGTGAGTGGTACAGATTCTCCTTTTAGAGAAACCAGTAATATTTATGACGGTAGCAAATTCACAGCAGATATGGCCATACAGAATGTTATTGGCGATAGTTTCAGAGGTGCTACTTGGATTTCTATTCATAATGGCGGTGGTGTTGGTTGGGGCGAAGTTATCAATGGAGGATTCGGAATGGTTATAGACGGCTCAAAGGAGGCTGCTAAACGCTTAAAAAGTATGCTTTTCTATGATGTTACCAACGGCATTGCCAGAAGAGGTTGGGCTAGAAACACTGAAGCATTGTTTGCCATTCAACGAGAAATGAATAGAAATCCTGAATTAAGAGTCACATTGCCTAACTTAGTAGATAATAACCTACTTAAGAATTTATTTTAATATACATGTTGGCATACAAAAAAACACCCCCCGAATTATGGTCTGGCAGAACCTCTGAACAAAAACTCTACTTTCACGAAAAAGTACACTGCAGTGCTATTGATGACATAACACGAGCAAAAAATCAAAAAACAATTGCCTTATTAGGCTATGCTTGTGATGAAGGTGTAAAAAGAAATCAAGGTAGAATTGGCGCCGTAAATGGACCAGACGCTATTCGTCAGTCTTTAGGTAAATTTCCAAATCATTTAGCAGATGATATAGAATTATTAGATTGTGGTACGATTCTTTGCCGAGCGGGTAAAATGGAGCAAGCGCAAGAAGATTTATCTCAAACCATAGCGCAATTACTATCCTTGAATACGTTCCCTGTTGTATTGGGTGGCGGACATGATATTGCTTTCGGGCATTACCAAGGCATAAAAAAATACCTAGGAAATAAAAAAATTGGGATTATAAATTTTGACGCACATTTTGATTTAAGGCTGAATACCTCCGGAAATACTTCTGGCACTCCGTTTTATCAGATCGCTCAAGAATGCCAAAAAGAAGGTGCCGTTTTCAATTATATGTGTTTAGGCATTCGCAGAGATGCAAATGATAAAATAGTATTTGAAACAGCCGATTCTTTAAACGTAAAATATCTAGAAACGGCACATTTTAATATGCACTATCTAGAGCATGTGCAACTCATCTTAATGCAATTTATCGAAGATGTAGATTATGTCTATACTACCATAGATTTAGACGGATTTTCATCTGCCTATGCTCCAGGAGTAAGCGCACCTTCTCCTATGGGGTTTGCCCCCAATATTGTTTTAGAAAGCCTCAGAGTAATTATGGATAGTAAAAAACTAATCAGTCTAGATATTGCAGAAATGAACCCTACCTATGATAGCGATGGGCAAACGGCTAAATTAGCCGCTTCACTAGTGCATTATGTGATGCATCACAAATAACAACCTATTCCATCCATGATTTATAGTACTTGCCATCATCAATATCTAAAGCCGCTTGTGTTAATTTCAGTGGCTTAAAGGTATCAATCATAACCGCTAATTCTTCAGTCTTAGATTTCCCGATACTAGCTTCGTAAGTTCCTGGGTGCGGACCGTGAGGTATGCCTGCAGGATGCAATGAAATATAGCCTTGATCAATATTTTTACGACTCATAAAATCACCATCTACATAATAGAGCACCTCATCAGAATCTATATTAGAATGATTATACGGCGCTGGTATTGATTGCGGATGATAATCATACAATCTCGGCACAAAAGAACATACCACAAAAGCGCTAGTTTCAAAAGTTTGATGTACTGGTGGCGGTTGATGCACTCTCCCAGTTATGGGCTCAAAATTATGGATAGAAAATCCGTAGGGAAAATTATAACCATCCCAACCTACCACATCAAAAGGATGTGTTGCATAGGTTAAATGATGCAATTGCCCTTGCTTTTTCACTTTCATTAAAAATTCACCCTTTTCGTCATACGATTGTAGGTTTTCCGGCAGTTTAAAATCACGCTCACAAAATGGAGAATGTTCTAAATGCTGTCCGAAATAATTCCGGTATCTTTTAGGCGTATAAATAGGGTGGTAACTTTCTGTCACCAAAAGGCGATTATCCTCAGTATCAAAATGTATTTGATAAATCATCCCACGAGGTATCACCAAGTAATCACCATATTCAAACGGAATTTCACCAAGCATAGTTTTTAGCGTACCCGTACCTTTATGAATAAATAATAATTCATCTGCATCTGTATTCTTGTAAAAATACGTCGTCATCGATTTTTTAGGTGCCGCCAACCCTACATGTACATCAGTATTAAATAGCACCGTAACTCTACTCTCTAAATAATCATCTACAGGTTGCACTTGAAAGCCTTTTAATAAGCGCGACTTAATATTGTGTTCTACTGCAGCTTTCGGAGAAATATCAATAGAATCACCCACCTCTTTTATCTGAGTAGGTCTGTGTAAATGATACATTAAAGAAGACATTCCGTCAAAACCAATGGTACCAAACAATTGCTCGTAATGCAAAGTCCCATCAGGTTTTTTAAAAATAGTATGTCTCTTTTGAGGTATTTTTCCTTGTTTATGATACAGCGGCATCTTAGAATATCTTTTGTTTATCACTATAAAATTACGACATTTTTAAAACAAAAGAAGGCTAATTACCTTCAATTCATAACAGCTTATCACTTTATTGGCTTACGAATCAATAATTAATTGAACTGCGTTAATGCATGCAGAGAAGAAAATAGAACTTGCTAAGACAAATTAAAAACAGTAATCATGGAAAAGAGTAGAAATAAAGATGTCGTACCAACAAAAAAATATAATTCAAATGTAACTGAAGATGATTTACAAGCTTTAGGAAAAAAAGGTCTAAGCATGGATACAGGTGATGATTCGTTATTGCAAGATCGAGAAGAACGGATTGATTTTTCTGGTGAAGAACTAGATGTCCCAGGAAGACATGAAGTAAACTTAACACCTAATCTAGGCTTAAAAGATGAGGAAAACAGCCTTTTTGGGCAAGGAGGGGATGATAAAGAGAACCTTGAAGAGTCTAAGGGTAGCACTTTTGATAGATCTGGTAAATAAGGATTGAAGTTTAGTACATTCTTGAGGATAGGTGTTAGTTGGTTTTACAGATTCCAAGTTTAATAACACCTATTCCTTTCTCGTTCAAAAAACGCAAATCAACAAAGAAATAATTTCCCATCATAAGATTGAAATCAGTAGAGTTATTAGCTGTACGTAGTGTCGATTTTACTTGAGCTCCGTTATCCTTAAAAACATAAATTGTTAGGTGTTTTTGCTGGTATATTCTCATCCTAAAGGTAATTTCATTAATAGGAAGGCCCGAAATGATATACTTGTATTCACTGCCGCGATAGTTGAAAGTTGTTTTTAATTGAGATGAAAACTTAGACACATTTTTATTCTTATGATATTTTCCTTTGAAATCAAAAGGCTCTATACTAAGATAGATTTCATCGTTGTAAGAACTTAACTCCCTATCATACAAATCTACCTCAACATTTTCTCGAAACATGAACCCTTCAACATTTACTTGATCAAAATCTATAGTAAATGATTCTTGATTCTTTAAAAAATGGGTGAGTTTACGTGCTGTATTTCTCTTTTCTGCTTTAGAAAAAAGCTTATAGATTATAAATACGACTACAATTAATACTGATATTATTAGTTTCTCCATGGCCACTCAGTGTTGTCTCGTTAATTTAAAGATATCTTAAAAAATTAATTTCGCAGACTATTTTCACAATAACTCAAGACTATAATATGGAGAATTTAACTCCCTGCATTGTAAAGCCCCCGACTTAGTGCAGCAAGACAAATTAAAAAAGCTACATTCTACTCAAAATATGAAAATAGTCCGGGCACGAGTTTGATCCCCTCAGGAAATTAGGATACCATCACTTAGAAGTTAAATTAGTAATAACATCATAAAGTGCATTCCAAACAAAAATTATTGCCGGGGCAGTAAAAACTATTCCAAACAAACCAAATAAAAGTGTTAAGCCCCACATATCTAAGAAAAAGCTAGCAATCCGAGCTTCGTTACTTCTTCCTGTAATATAGCGTACTTCAACTTCGTCTCCTATTCTATCTGTAGTAAAAGAACTTGAACTAGAAGAGCGAATATAAATATTTGCCCCTCTGTTATCAACGAACAACACTTGAGTGTACTTGGTATCAGAAGAACTATCACTAGTATTTGTATTATAGGCTACTTCAAACCCGCTAATGTATCCTGTTGTAAGTTCAGAGTTTTGAATAAAATTTACCGTTTCAATAGTACGACTTATAGCAAAATAAAGAAATGTACTACCGGCAAGTAAAATTAAGCAGAATACACTGGTAGCTACTACGTCTCCTTTCATTTAAAATTAAATTTATTATTCCTGATTAAGCAAAGCTTTTTTGTGAAATACTACTTTGAACAAGTGCGCACAGCAAAACTATTTGCTCCATACAAAATTATGCAGCCAGCTAAAAATAACATAATTCCACATACTTTCTATACCTTATTAGACTTTTACCTTAGAAAGCTAGTGAATTTTCTACGAAACTTAGGTCGCCCTCAAGTAAGGAGAGTAAAATATGAGAAACCTTAAGGAGTAGAAACAAAAAAAGCCTCCCAAATAGGAAAGCCTTTCATCGGTTTCATATTCTTTTCACAAAGAATAATTTACCACAACTTGTGCTTTTTACAAAGCACAACACAACTCTGCAAATATAGAAAAGGTTTTCTAGATATTACAACTTGTTTGTCTTTTTTAGTCTTTTGTAGTGTACGGGCGTACGATTAAACGCGCTGCTTTGTCGTAGTTTATATAATTGTAGGCCCAATTAAAAAACACAATCACGCGATTTCTAAAACCTACCAATGCCATTAAGTGCACAAACATCCAAATAAACCACGCCAGGAAGCCACCGAATTTTAGTTTCTCTAAATCTACTACCGCCTTATTTCTCCCCACGGTAGCCATCGTACCCTTATCATTATATTTAAAAGCCTTCAAGGGCTTATTCGCTAAAAGATTTCGTAAATTCTTAGCTAAATTTTCTCCTTGCTGAATAGCGGGTTGTGCTACCTGCGGATGTCCTTTAGGAAAATCTTCTGTCTCCATATACGCAATATCTCCTATGGCAAAAATGGCATCATAACCTTCTATTTGATTATAGCTATTTACTTTATACCTGTTTAATCGCTCCATTAAACTGTTGGCGTCAAAACCAGCAATAGCTGCTCCGGTTACACCTGCCGACCATATAAAGTTCTTAGACTGCATGCTGGTTCCATCCTTCAGCGATACCGTTTGACCATCATAATTAGTTACTATAGTATTTAAATGAATGTGTACGCCTAGCTTATTAAGAAACTCCGTTGCTTTTTTAGAAGCTGTTTCACTCATTGGAGGAAGCACTCTTGGCCCGCCTTCAAATAAATGAATCTGCATTTCTTTAATATCTAAATGCTTATAATCTTTAGGAAATACATTTTGTTTCAACTCTGCCAAAGCTCCTGCCAATTCTACTCCCGTTGGTCCAGCTCCTACAATACAAAAATTAAGTAAAGCTTTACGCTCCGACACCTCTAAGGTATCATCTGCTTTCTCAAAATTCTGTAAAATTAAGCTTCGGATATTTAAAGCCTGAGGCACCGTTTTCATCGGCATCGCATTAATTGCGATATTTTCGTTATTAAAATAATTTGTTTTTGTTCCTGTTGCGATTATGAGATAATCAAAAGATATTACGCCAATGCTGGTAATTACTTCTTTTCTTACTGGATCTATTTTTTCTACCTCAGCCAAGCGGAAATAAAAATTATCGAGCTCTTTTAAAATTTTTCGAATAGGATAAGCAATAGAATCTGGCTCAAGACCGCTTGTGGAAACCTGATATAATAAAGGTTGAAATGTATGATAATTATGTCGGTCTATCATGACAATTTGTGCCTCTAAATCTTTTAGCTTTTTAACTAAAGATATTCCTGCAAAACCACCACCAATAACCACAATTCTCTTTTGATCTGTATTTGGAAGATTCATGATCCTAATTTTTATCAAAATTAAGAATTCTGACTGGTTTCAGCCTTTAATAAAAGTCTTGTAACAAATTTTTATGATGTCGCTATAAAAAGCTTTTTATTAGGTCCAGAACACCTCTTTCGCGGTTTCGTATGTATACGAGTTAAAAAGTCAATAAAAAAGTTAAACAACAGGAGCCATATTCTTTAACGTAATTAAAAGTTACTGAGCGTAAATCCGCAGACTAAGCTTCTATTATCCAGTACTTTTGCCGTCAAACTTAGCCAAGCTTATGTGTTTCGGAAAATATAGTTACATAATTTTAATCTTTATGTTGAATAGCTGCAACAAAGAAACAGAAAATATCATAGCAGAAGTGACGGTCCCTACTATTGCTTTAGCTCCGACAGAAGCCACTCCTGAATCTACCAACGATACGGCAACACACCAAGCTATTCTTTGGGTGAGCACTATGCAAGAAGACAATGGTCTTTTTCAAAGTAGTGAATATTCAAACTCTGTATCGCTTTATGACAATGCTTTAGCCATTTTATTATTTACCGCACAGAACGATTTTGAAAAGGCAGAAAGAACACTTGATTATTTTGATGCCAGAGTAACTAAAGAATTAGAACATGAAAAAGGGGGCTTCTATCAATTTAGAAATAAGCAAGGTGAAAATGCCCGTAGAACTTGGTTGGGTGATAATGCTTGGCTCCTAATTGCCATTAATAATTACCACCATTATGCCAAGAATCAGAAATACGAGGTAATGGCAGCGGCACTTACCAAATGGATTATTTCTTTACAAGACAGTGATGGAGGTCTTTGGGGCGGATATGATACCGATGGCTCCAGAATTCATAAAATCACCGAAGGAATCATCACGGCTTTCAATGCGGTTAAAGGGTATAATACATTTCATAAGAACATATTAGAATACCTGAATATCAACCGTTGGGATGCCAGTGATAATGTGCTAATCGCTTGGCCAGAAAATCCAACCTATAATTATGCCTTAGATTTACACACCTTGGGTTATGGTATTTTGGAAGATTATAATACTAATGTCTTAGAAAATGCAGCGCGATACACGACAACACAAACGGCAACCATTTCTTTAAACACTATTACGGGATATTGTTTTGATGAAGATAAAGATGTCATCTGGTTAGAAGGTACTGCTCAAATGGCGGTAGCTTTTTCTACAGCGAAAAAAACTACTGAATCACAAATGCTGCTTGCCGAGATTGAAAAATCATTTATCAGCAGTAATTTAAATGGGAATGCAAAAGGCATCCCGTACACTACCAATCACGGAACGAGTTATGGCGCTGGAATTTTATGGGACAATGCCGATTTAACCCCTGCACTATCGGCTACTATTTGGTACATATTTGCTAAACAAGACTTTAATCCGTTCACCATCCAGAAAAGTAAAAACGTCCCTCAGGAGGAACGTTTTTGGCTAAAATAATTTAAGTATTATTTTAAGTCAATGAAAGATTTTTTTTAGCGTGTTCTTGTTTATGCTTAGACGGATTATTCATCCCTAATTCTGGAATTACTAAAAGCGGAATTTGGGAATGAAAAGCTAATTGCTTCACGACAGATTCTCTTGTAAGTTTTTCCATATAACTATGTTGGTAATTTAACATTGCCAAAAGGTGAATATCTAATTCATCAGAAAATACTTCTAAAGTTTTAGATACAGAATTTACTTCTGATACGGTATGTACAAAGTGCTCTACTTCTTTAAAGTATTTACGAAGCATATTTAAATTAAACTGTTGTAATTCTGTGAGAGCCTTTATCTCATGTTGCACATGTACAATTCGGATTACAGAATTAAATGTTTTGGCCAAACTTACAATGGGCTCTAATTCTGATTGTGAATAGAACCTATTAAAATCCGTGGCAAAAGCAATCTCTGTAGGCGTTTCAAATTCGAAATATTCTGGTATCGCTAAAACAGGGCAGTTTTTTACGGCTTTTATTACCTTCACTGCATTACTCCCCATAAATACTTCTGAAACACCAGAAGCTCCTTTGGTTCCTAATATAACCACATCAATATCAAACTCATCAACCATTTCTTTTACTTGGTCTGTCAACAAGCTGAAAGAAGAGACCATTTTATAGGTATGCAATGGGTTTGAATTCTTATTTAGAATTTTAGATAAAACCACTTTTAACCCCTCTTTAGAATAATCTTCAACCACTAAAGCTTCATCCAATAGTGTACTCGCCATAAACCTACTATTTGAAATTGCAGGCGTATAGGTATTCAACAAATAAAAAGTACAGGGCTCATCTTTATACAATTCAATAGCATACGTAATTGCATTCCACGCGTTGCTGGAAAAATCTGTAGGGAGAAGAATATTTTTCATTTGGTTGTTTTTATCTTGATGTAAAACTAAAATAAGGAGAGCGTTTAAAATATGATAATTATCAGCTTAGGATTAAAACACTACCAAAATAAAATAGCGGTATAGCCCACTATTTTTCCATCAACGCTCGCAAAGCTGCTTCATTAATAATAGCTATCTTTTTTCCTGATGTTTTAATCAGTTTATCTTTTTTAAATTCTGATATGACCCGAATGCAAGACTCCGTAGCCGTCCCCACAATATTGGCAATTTCTTCTCTAGAAAGGGCAATGCTCATAAAGCCTTCATCATCTACTCCAAAACTATTTTGCATGTATATGAAAGCCTCCGCCGCACGTTGTTTTACAGATTTCTGAGACATATTGATAATCACATCATCTGCTTCTTTTAAATCATGTGCCATATGACGTAAGACCTCAACAGCAAAGTTAGGATTTGTGTTTAAGGTATTCATGATCCCTTCTTTTGGTATAAAACATACCTGCGTATCATTCACAGCTATCGCACTTAAATTGGCTGATTCTTCTGAAATTACAGAACGTTGACCTAGAAGATTTCCTTTGGTTGCCAATTTTACAATTTGGTCTTTTCCATTAGAGCTAAGCTTGGATAATTTTGCCACACCATTTCGGATACAGAAGACGCCATTGAGTTTTTCACCCTCTTTAAAAATAACTTCTCCTTTTTTTACCCGCTTAATGCTTTTAGAATCGGAAACTTTTTTTAATTCTTCTTTACTCATGGCCCTTAGCGCATTAAATTGTCTAATTGCACATTGCTCACACCTTACTTCTGCTTCGTCTACCATAGTACTGTAATTACCTAACGTCACAAAATTAGCGCTTCGTAAGATCTATAAACATGATAAAAGTCATATTTTAAGTAGTCATCCCTTTCCATCTTTGCACTAGGTATAAAGCAAATGATTATGAGTACAAATGATTGCTATCACTGTGGTGATGATTGCACTGCAACGCCACTGTTTTTTGATGAAAAAACATTTTGCTGTAATGGTTGTAAAACTGTTTATGAAATATTTTCCAGTAACGATCTATCCTATTATTATGATCTACAATCTGCCGCAGGTAGCACTCCAAAAGCTATTGAAGGAAAATATGATTTTCTCGATACGGAGACTATTGTTGAAAGACTAACGGAATTTACAGACAATCAACTTCAAATAGTAAACCTGTATATCCCTAATATTCATTGTAGCTCTTGTATTTGGGTACTTGAAAATTTAAATAAACTCAATCCTGGCGTTAGCAATTCTCAAGTAGATTTCCCCAAAAAAATGCTTCGGATTACTTATTCCACGGAAAAATCATCCTTAAAAGCTGTTGTTCTACTCTTAGCACATATTGGATATGAACCGTATATCTCTTTAGATGATTATGATAATAAAAAGAAAACCATAGATCGGAGTTTACTTTACAAGCTAGGCATCGCAGGTTTCGCCTTTGGAAACGTTATGTTTTTATCCTTTCCAGAATACTTTGATTTATCGAGCAATAAAACTAATGGCGGTGATTTTTGGTTGAACCAATATGAAGACCTGTTCAGATGGCTTATGTTTAGTTTTTCTTTACCGGTCGTATTTTATGCTGGTAAAGATTATTTTATATCTGCTTATAAAGGCTTACGGTCTAAATTATTGAATATTGACGTCCCTATTGCCTTGGGTATATTAGTGTTGTTTGTACGGAGTACCCTTGAAATAATTTTTGATTGGGGACCTGGCTTTTTTGATAGCTTAACCGGACTCGTTTTCTTCTTACTTCTTGGGAAATTTTTTCAACAAAAAACCTATTCGTTTCTTTCTTTTGAACGCGATTATAAATCTTATTTCCCCATTGCGGTCACTAAAATTTTACCGGATGGTAAAGAAGAAACAACGCAGATCCATACGATAAAAAAAGGAGATCGTTTATTACTTAGAAATGAAGAATTAATTCCTGTAGATGGCATTCTAATCACTGGAAATGGCAAAATTGACTATAGTTTTGTAACTGGAGAATCTGAACCGGTATACAAGAATTCAGGAGATAAGATTTTTGCAGGTGGAAAACAATTACACGGTGCGATTGAAATGGAAGCCTTAAAAACTGTTTCACAAAGCTACCTCACACAATTATGGAGTAATGCCGTCTTTCAAGAAGACAAAACCAGTAAATTTCAAACCATTACCGATAGCATTGGAAAACGATTTACCATATTTGTTTTAAGTATTGCCTTTACCGCTACTGCCTTTTGGTTATTCCATGATAGCAGTAAAGCGTTGAATGTGTTTACAGCAGTGCTTATTATTGCTTGCCCTTGTGCAATTGCACTAGCATCGCCTTTTACCTTAGGAAACATGTTGCGTATTTTTGGTCGGAACAAGTTTTACTTGAAGGATACACAAACTATTGAGCAGTTGGCGCAAATAGATACGGCTATTTTTGACAAAACAGGAACCATTACAACCGCTAAAAAGAGTACGGCAACTTACGAAGGCTTAGAACTCACAGAAGAAGAGGAGTCGCTATTAAAAAATACCTTGAGAGCATCTAATCATCCTTTGAGTCGTAATTTATACGACCTGCTTTCTGCACAAAATATTGTTACCCTAGACGAATTTGAGGAACATGTTGGTCAAGGCATTATCGGCGCAAGCAATAATAGTGAGATAAAGGTAGGCTCCGCCAGTTTTGTAGGTAGAGAAAACCAAAGCGAAATAGAAAACACGGCAGTACATATCAGCAGTAATTCTGCATATAAAGGTTGCTATATTTTTAAAAATCAATACAGAGAAGGAGTTTCAAAATTATTTGAAGCAATGAGTCAAACGATACAATTGGCCATACTTTCTGGTGATAATGAAGGCGAGAAAAAGCGCCTAGAAACATTACTTCCTAAGTTAACGCCATTGTATTTTAATCAAAAACCTGAAAATAAATTACACTTTATAAAATCACTGCAAGAGCAAGGTAAAAAAGTAATGATGGTA
Coding sequences within:
- a CDS encoding urocanate hydratase, which produces MTFKEQILQGLPNELPAKKEYNLALSHAPKRKDILSSEEKQLAIKNALRYFPKAWHGELAQEFAFELSTYGRIYMHRFKPEYTMYARPINEYPYTSTQAAGIMLMIQNNLDPAVAQHPEELITYGGNGAVFQNWAQYILTMQYLATMNNEQTLHMYSGHPMGLFPSSTEAPRVVATNGMMIPNYSKPDDWEKYNALGVTQYGQMTAGSYMYIGPQGIVHGTTITVMNAFRKVLKADENPAGKIFLTAGLGGMSGAQPKAGTIAGCITICAEVNATAAKKRHEQGWVDVLVTNLDDLVDRTKKAQEKKEVVSIAFIGNIVAVWERFYDENIFIHLGSDQTSLHNPWAGGYYPVAISFEEANELMVVNPKLFKEKVQESLRRQIDAINKHTAKGTYFFDYGNAFLLEASRAGAAVMAKNGIDFKYPSYVQDILGPMCFDYGFGPFRWVCTSGNPTDLQKTDAIAQRILEDIKNTAPAEIQQQLQDNITWIKEANSNNLVVGSQARILYADAEGRSKIADAFNTAISSGEISAPIVLGRDHHDVSGTDSPFRETSNIYDGSKFTADMAIQNVIGDSFRGATWISIHNGGGVGWGEVINGGFGMVIDGSKEAAKRLKSMLFYDVTNGIARRGWARNTEALFAIQREMNRNPELRVTLPNLVDNNLLKNLF
- a CDS encoding DUF3592 domain-containing protein, translated to MKGDVVATSVFCLILLAGSTFLYFAISRTIETVNFIQNSELTTGYISGFEVAYNTNTSDSSSDTKYTQVLFVDNRGANIYIRSSSSSSFTTDRIGDEVEVRYITGRSNEARIASFFLDMWGLTLLFGLFGIVFTAPAIIFVWNALYDVITNLTSK
- a CDS encoding universal stress protein, which gives rise to MKNILLPTDFSSNAWNAITYAIELYKDEPCTFYLLNTYTPAISNSRFMASTLLDEALVVEDYSKEGLKVVLSKILNKNSNPLHTYKMVSSFSLLTDQVKEMVDEFDIDVVILGTKGASGVSEVFMGSNAVKVIKAVKNCPVLAIPEYFEFETPTEIAFATDFNRFYSQSELEPIVSLAKTFNSVIRIVHVQHEIKALTELQQFNLNMLRKYFKEVEHFVHTVSEVNSVSKTLEVFSDELDIHLLAMLNYQHSYMEKLTRESVVKQLAFHSQIPLLVIPELGMNNPSKHKQEHAKKNLSLT
- a CDS encoding heavy metal translocating P-type ATPase metal-binding domain-containing protein; this translates as MSTNDCYHCGDDCTATPLFFDEKTFCCNGCKTVYEIFSSNDLSYYYDLQSAAGSTPKAIEGKYDFLDTETIVERLTEFTDNQLQIVNLYIPNIHCSSCIWVLENLNKLNPGVSNSQVDFPKKMLRITYSTEKSSLKAVVLLLAHIGYEPYISLDDYDNKKKTIDRSLLYKLGIAGFAFGNVMFLSFPEYFDLSSNKTNGGDFWLNQYEDLFRWLMFSFSLPVVFYAGKDYFISAYKGLRSKLLNIDVPIALGILVLFVRSTLEIIFDWGPGFFDSLTGLVFFLLLGKFFQQKTYSFLSFERDYKSYFPIAVTKILPDGKEETTQIHTIKKGDRLLLRNEELIPVDGILITGNGKIDYSFVTGESEPVYKNSGDKIFAGGKQLHGAIEMEALKTVSQSYLTQLWSNAVFQEDKTSKFQTITDSIGKRFTIFVLSIAFTATAFWLFHDSSKALNVFTAVLIIACPCAIALASPFTLGNMLRIFGRNKFYLKDTQTIEQLAQIDTAIFDKTGTITTAKKSTATYEGLELTEEEESLLKNTLRASNHPLSRNLYDLLSAQNIVTLDEFEEHVGQGIIGASNNSEIKVGSASFVGRENQSEIENTAVHISSNSAYKGCYIFKNQYREGVSKLFEAMSQTIQLAILSGDNEGEKKRLETLLPKLTPLYFNQKPENKLHFIKSLQEQGKKVMMVGDGLNDAGALAQSNVGIAISENVTIFSPACDGILDATKFEELYSYILASKKAMKIIKWSFVLSLAYNAVGLYFAITGQLEPVIAAILMPLSSISIVAFTTIATNILGKKLK
- a CDS encoding Crp/Fnr family transcriptional regulator: MVDEAEVRCEQCAIRQFNALRAMSKEELKKVSDSKSIKRVKKGEVIFKEGEKLNGVFCIRNGVAKLSKLSSNGKDQIVKLATKGNLLGQRSVISEESANLSAIAVNDTQVCFIPKEGIMNTLNTNPNFAVEVLRHMAHDLKEADDVIINMSQKSVKQRAAEAFIYMQNSFGVDDEGFMSIALSREEIANIVGTATESCIRVISEFKKDKLIKTSGKKIAIINEAALRALMEK
- a CDS encoding NAD(P)/FAD-dependent oxidoreductase → MNLPNTDQKRIVVIGGGFAGISLVKKLKDLEAQIVMIDRHNYHTFQPLLYQVSTSGLEPDSIAYPIRKILKELDNFYFRLAEVEKIDPVRKEVITSIGVISFDYLIIATGTKTNYFNNENIAINAMPMKTVPQALNIRSLILQNFEKADDTLEVSERKALLNFCIVGAGPTGVELAGALAELKQNVFPKDYKHLDIKEMQIHLFEGGPRVLPPMSETASKKATEFLNKLGVHIHLNTIVTNYDGQTVSLKDGTSMQSKNFIWSAGVTGAAIAGFDANSLMERLNRYKVNSYNQIEGYDAIFAIGDIAYMETEDFPKGHPQVAQPAIQQGENLAKNLRNLLANKPLKAFKYNDKGTMATVGRNKAVVDLEKLKFGGFLAWFIWMFVHLMALVGFRNRVIVFFNWAYNYINYDKAARLIVRPYTTKD
- a CDS encoding homogentisate 1,2-dioxygenase, which gives rise to MPLYHKQGKIPQKRHTIFKKPDGTLHYEQLFGTIGFDGMSSLMYHLHRPTQIKEVGDSIDISPKAAVEHNIKSRLLKGFQVQPVDDYLESRVTVLFNTDVHVGLAAPKKSMTTYFYKNTDADELLFIHKGTGTLKTMLGEIPFEYGDYLVIPRGMIYQIHFDTEDNRLLVTESYHPIYTPKRYRNYFGQHLEHSPFCERDFKLPENLQSYDEKGEFLMKVKKQGQLHHLTYATHPFDVVGWDGYNFPYGFSIHNFEPITGRVHQPPPVHQTFETSAFVVCSFVPRLYDYHPQSIPAPYNHSNIDSDEVLYYVDGDFMSRKNIDQGYISLHPAGIPHGPHPGTYEASIGKSKTEELAVMIDTFKPLKLTQAALDIDDGKYYKSWME
- the hutG gene encoding formimidoylglutamase; translated protein: MLAYKKTPPELWSGRTSEQKLYFHEKVHCSAIDDITRAKNQKTIALLGYACDEGVKRNQGRIGAVNGPDAIRQSLGKFPNHLADDIELLDCGTILCRAGKMEQAQEDLSQTIAQLLSLNTFPVVLGGGHDIAFGHYQGIKKYLGNKKIGIINFDAHFDLRLNTSGNTSGTPFYQIAQECQKEGAVFNYMCLGIRRDANDKIVFETADSLNVKYLETAHFNMHYLEHVQLILMQFIEDVDYVYTTIDLDGFSSAYAPGVSAPSPMGFAPNIVLESLRVIMDSKKLISLDIAEMNPTYDSDGQTAKLAASLVHYVMHHK